In Pseudomonas poae, a single genomic region encodes these proteins:
- a CDS encoding ATP-binding cassette domain-containing protein, with protein sequence MFSVRQRRAIRLASRFIAPYRWQALGALLALIVTAGITLSMGQGIRLLVDQGFMTQSPHLLNQSIGLFMLLVLGLAVGTFARFYLVSWIGERVVADIRRQVFNHLIYLHPGFYENNRSSEIQSRLTTDTTLLQSVIGSSLSLFLRNALMVLGGIVLLFVTNPKLTSIVVVALPLVLAPILIFGRRVRSLSRQSQDRIADVGSYVSETLGQIKTVQAYNHQVQDEQRFAVTVEDAFTTARKRIVQRAWLITLVIMLVLGAVGVMLWVGGMDVIGGRISGGELAAFVFYSLIVGSAVGTLSEVLGELQRAAGAAERIGELLQSSNEIKAPADGTVQLPERVSGRMELQDVRFSYPSRPDSYAIDGLNLTINPGETLALVGPSGAGKSTIFDLLLRFYDPQQGRILLEGQPLTELDPMDLRRHFALVSQSPALFFGSVEENIRYGNPTATTEQVEAAARIAHAHDFILQMPSGYQTHLGDGGMGLSGGQRQRLAIARALLVDAPILLLDEATSALDAQSEHLIQQALPQLMQGRTTLVIAHRLATVKNADRIAVMDQGKLVAVGTHQQLIASNPLYARLAALQFSDGVEERVSH encoded by the coding sequence ATGTTCTCAGTCCGTCAACGCCGTGCCATTCGCCTGGCCAGCCGTTTTATTGCGCCCTACCGCTGGCAGGCGCTCGGCGCCTTGTTGGCGCTTATTGTGACCGCAGGCATCACCTTGTCCATGGGCCAGGGTATTCGCTTGCTGGTGGACCAGGGCTTTATGACTCAGTCGCCGCACCTGCTCAACCAGTCCATCGGTTTGTTCATGTTGTTGGTGCTGGGCTTGGCCGTGGGCACGTTTGCGCGGTTCTACCTGGTGTCGTGGATCGGCGAACGTGTCGTGGCCGATATCCGCCGACAAGTGTTCAACCACCTGATCTACCTGCACCCAGGTTTCTATGAGAACAACCGCAGCTCGGAAATCCAGTCGCGGCTGACCACCGACACCACCTTGCTGCAATCGGTAATCGGCTCCTCGCTGTCATTGTTCCTGCGCAATGCCTTGATGGTGCTGGGCGGTATCGTGCTGCTGTTTGTCACCAACCCCAAGCTCACCAGCATCGTGGTGGTGGCGTTGCCGTTGGTGCTGGCGCCGATCCTGATCTTCGGTCGGCGTGTACGCAGTTTGTCGCGCCAGAGCCAGGACCGGATTGCCGATGTGGGCAGCTACGTGTCCGAGACTCTCGGCCAGATCAAGACGGTGCAGGCCTACAACCATCAGGTGCAGGACGAGCAGCGCTTCGCCGTGACCGTGGAAGACGCGTTCACCACCGCGCGTAAACGCATCGTCCAGCGCGCCTGGCTGATTACCCTGGTAATCATGCTGGTGCTGGGTGCCGTGGGCGTGATGCTGTGGGTCGGCGGCATGGACGTGATTGGCGGGCGCATTTCTGGCGGTGAGCTGGCGGCATTTGTGTTCTACAGCCTGATCGTCGGCAGCGCCGTCGGCACCTTGAGCGAAGTGCTGGGTGAGTTGCAGCGTGCCGCCGGCGCCGCCGAGCGCATCGGTGAATTGTTGCAGTCGAGCAATGAGATCAAGGCGCCCGCTGACGGCACCGTTCAATTACCCGAGCGGGTCAGCGGTCGCATGGAACTGCAAGACGTGCGTTTTTCCTACCCGTCACGGCCCGATAGCTACGCCATCGATGGCTTGAACCTGACCATCAATCCCGGCGAAACCCTGGCGCTGGTCGGCCCTTCCGGCGCTGGCAAGTCGACGATCTTCGACCTGTTGCTACGTTTTTATGACCCACAACAAGGCCGCATCCTGCTCGAAGGCCAGCCGCTGACCGAACTCGACCCCATGGACCTGCGGCGCCACTTCGCCCTGGTATCCCAGAGCCCCGCGCTGTTCTTCGGCAGCGTCGAAGAAAATATCCGCTACGGCAACCCGACAGCCACCACAGAGCAGGTCGAGGCCGCTGCACGCATCGCCCACGCCCACGACTTCATCCTGCAAATGCCCAGCGGCTACCAGACCCACCTCGGCGACGGTGGCATGGGCCTTTCCGGCGGCCAGCGCCAACGCTTGGCTATCGCCCGCGCGTTGCTGGTGGATGCGCCGATATTGTTGCTGGACGAGGCCACCAGCGCCCTGGATGCCCAGAGTGAGCACCTGATCCAGCAAGCGCTGCCGCAATTGATGCAGGGCCGCACCACGCTGGTGATCGCCCATCGTTTGGCGACGGTGAAGAATGCAGACCGCATTGCGGTGATGGACCAGGGCAAGCTGGTGGCGGTGGGCACGCATCAGCAACTGATTGCGAGCAATCCGTTGTATGCGCGGTTGGCGGCGTTGCAGTTCAGTGATGGGGTGGAGGAACGCGTTTCGCACTGA